The Helianthus annuus cultivar XRQ/B chromosome 16, HanXRQr2.0-SUNRISE, whole genome shotgun sequence genome includes a window with the following:
- the LOC118488391 gene encoding uncharacterized protein LOC118488391, giving the protein MAKTKEKPGSSSSSSRGKGKEKEQPSKKRQYLGRVSESESEEEEEMQLDPRDKPVWNSGSLDDQPEIWQPTLYNDCMNKLKNKAAAFICERDVDEPQLGQFGVYDKFRALGWEGALKCWDKDKSNLFLTEIQEWMATLKCHNFHRPSQMKLVGTVHGVPVEMSFDTLKKLGKYDSLPTREYMIPTLDDLLLKPEKHVTWNSMLADLFLPGRYGGVLYRKNLKIEAKLLHTICLLNVIPRRGDKEQVRFPEIPVLYSLMHGSPRFPIRYLIMHHLWICRNKYGRDIVPYCRIITGLMKQQKALTSEDRGLTKRHLPFTLDRLGNVWTYTSSERYHKLKSEGQRWRALKLGARELLPGEPDEPESDEELIPSGDDDYADEPTGGANVGFGAFHGGHGGTFYDYAQQPYEPGWAYSGSMQEVIESQRPPAAIFDTWSGSERSLFDQGTRNSASIERALKHSFDRNELWHRTHAYSQEVEMNNRYHDDQMRRMHADWHAGRPVVEDPQHVDYASLPPYDGSVSYPTPQLHHSQWLDPRRQEGPQQQEGSSSGSFGFGEWSDMMSSIFGPPGPRYY; this is encoded by the coding sequence ATGGCAAAGACAAAGGAAAAGCCGGGTTCAAGTTCATCCTCATCAAGGGGTAAGGGTAAGGAAAAGGAGCAGCCGTCAAAGAAGAGGCAATATCTTGGTAGGGTTAGTGAAAGCGAAAGCGAGGAAGAAGAAGAGATGCAGTTAGACCCAAGAGATAAACCGGTGTGGAATTCGGGGTCGTTGGATGACCAACCCGAAATTTGGCAGCCAACTCTGTATAACGACTGCATGAACAAGTTAAAGAATAAAGCGGCCGCATTCATCTGTGAAAGAGATGTTGATGAGCCTCAGTTGGGCCAGTTCGGGGTGTATGACAAGTTCCGTGCTTTGGGTTGGGAAGGAGCACTCAAGTGTTGGGATAAGGATAAGAGCAATTTGTTTTTGACTGAGATTCAGGAGTGGATGGCAACGCTTAAATGTCACAACTTCCACAGGCCATCACAAATGAAGTTGGTTGGGACGGTACATGGGGTACCAGTTGAAATGTCATTCGATACGTTGAAGAAGTTGGGAAAATATGATAGCCTTCCAACTAGGGAGTACATGATTCCCACGCTTGATGATTTATTGCTCAAACCTGAGAAGCACGTGACATGGAACAGTATGTTGGCTGATTTGTTTTTGCCCGGTAGGTATGGTGGCGTGTTATACCGAAAAAATCTGAAAATAGAAGCCAAGCTCTTGCATACGATCTGTTTACTTAATGTCATCCCAAGGAGAGGGGATAAAGAACAGGTGAGGTTTCCAGAGATACCTGTTCTGTACTCATTGATGCACGGGTCCCCACGGTTTCCAATCCGCTACCTGATCATGCACCATTTGTGGATATGCCGGAACAAATACGGGAGAGACATTGTCCCGTACTGCCGCATCATAACGGGCTTAATGAAACAGCAGAAGGCACTCACATCTGAAGACCGCGGTTTAACGAAAAGGCACTTGCCTTTTACTTTGGATAGGTTGGGAAACGTTTGGACGTACACTTCGTCTGAACGTTATCACAAGCTGAAATCGGAGGGTCAACGGTGGAGGGCGTTGAAATTAGGTGCAAGGGAGTTGTTACCGGGAGAACCGGATGAACCTGAAAGCGATGAAGAGTTAATTCCGAGTGGGGATGATGATTACGCAGACGAGCCAACGGGTGGTGCAAATGTTGGTTTTGGGGCTTTTCATGGTGGTCATGGTGGCACATTTTACGACTATGCGCAGCAACCATATGAGCCGGGGTGGGCTTATAGTGGTTCAATGCAGGAGGTGATCGAGAGCCAACGCCCGCCGGCGGCCATCTTTGATACTTGGTCGGGTTCGGAGAGGTCGTTATTTGATCAAGGTACGCGGAATAGCGCTAGTATTGAGCGGGCGCTTAAACATAGCTTCGACCGCAATGAATTATGGCACCGGACCCACGCATATTCGCAGGAGGTGGAAATGAATAACCGATATCACGATGATCAGATGAGGCGGatgcatgcggattggcatgccggaaggccggtggttgaggatccacaacatgtggattatgcctcATTGCCACCGTATGATGGCAGCGTTTCATATCCGACTCCACAACTCCACCATTCTCAGTGGCTTGATCCAAGAAGGCAAGAGGGACCACAACAACAAGAGGGAAGCAGTAGCGGATCGTTCGGGTTTGGAGAATGGAGCGATATGATGTCGTCCATTTTTGGGCCCCCAGGACCGCGTTATTATTGA